In a single window of the Streptomyces sp. NBC_00094 genome:
- the surE gene encoding 5'/3'-nucleotidase SurE, giving the protein MRKYLALSAAAAMLLSLGATAYATTADTTSAPSASSRPLAGMRILISNDDSMQAAKASNSDGLGLYELRRAMCAAGADVVVMAPWQVQSGKGTAVTNGGVVTAQRRTALPAGYENDCAGAPAQGAVYGVCLSDGPCVKDSPSATPADTVKLALRGGLRAKAGWTEAPDLVLTGINSGPNISASVNDSGTVGAAVAAIDQEVPAVAFSSSGDATNTSFPRVNYRAHAEFGARLVAGLTQRGLLTAKFALKVDYPDVSTGVPAKAPVWTRVGDGAIVYHAFEQRGTGDSFDIALGLCPVDGSGEGECAEGRKDADSTWLLDKGHVTIAPVTWDRTYGTPVDARRELNRIEWFVKHEAPRP; this is encoded by the coding sequence ATGCGTAAGTACCTCGCGCTGTCCGCAGCCGCCGCCATGCTCCTCAGCCTGGGCGCCACCGCCTACGCCACCACCGCGGACACCACCTCCGCCCCCTCCGCCTCCTCCCGACCGCTCGCCGGCATGCGGATCCTGATCTCCAACGACGACTCGATGCAGGCCGCGAAGGCGAGCAACTCCGACGGGCTCGGCCTGTACGAGCTCCGCCGCGCGATGTGCGCCGCCGGCGCCGACGTCGTCGTCATGGCCCCCTGGCAGGTCCAGTCCGGCAAGGGCACCGCCGTCACCAACGGCGGCGTCGTCACCGCCCAGCGCCGCACCGCCCTGCCCGCCGGATACGAGAACGACTGCGCCGGCGCCCCCGCGCAGGGCGCGGTCTACGGCGTCTGCCTCTCCGACGGCCCCTGCGTCAAGGACTCCCCGAGCGCCACCCCCGCCGACACCGTCAAGCTCGCCCTGCGCGGCGGCCTCAGAGCCAAGGCCGGCTGGACCGAGGCCCCCGACCTCGTCCTCACCGGCATCAACTCCGGCCCCAACATCTCCGCGAGCGTCAACGACTCCGGCACCGTCGGTGCCGCCGTCGCCGCCATCGACCAGGAGGTCCCGGCCGTCGCCTTCTCCTCCTCCGGCGACGCCACCAACACCTCCTTCCCGCGCGTCAACTACCGCGCCCACGCCGAGTTCGGCGCCCGCCTCGTCGCCGGCCTCACGCAGCGCGGGCTGCTGACCGCGAAGTTCGCCCTCAAGGTCGACTACCCCGACGTCAGCACCGGTGTCCCGGCGAAGGCCCCGGTCTGGACCCGTGTCGGCGACGGCGCGATCGTCTACCACGCCTTCGAGCAGCGCGGGACCGGTGACTCCTTCGACATCGCCCTCGGTCTCTGCCCCGTGGACGGCAGCGGCGAGGGCGAGTGCGCCGAGGGCCGGAAGGACGCCGACTCCACCTGGCTGCTCGACAAGGGCCACGTCACGATCGCTCCCGTCACCTGGGACCGTACGTACGGCACGCCGGTCGACGCCCGCCGCGAGCTGAACCGGATCGAGTGGTTCGTGAAGCACGAGGCCCCGCGCCCGTGA
- a CDS encoding glycoside hydrolase family 3 protein, with product MHPYQDATRPVDERVEDLLARMTPEEKAGQLFHSMLMMNPDGTPVTETDGSMLPFTTPELIEDRQLTHFNLLGTYGAREMALWHNAIQEMAAATRLGIPVSLSTDPRHAFTDNIGASFNSGAFSAWPEALGLAAIGDPELVFAFADTVRREYLSVGFRTALHPQIDLATEPRWSRQSGTFGSDAKLTGELVEAYVRGLQGESLGKDSVAAMVKHFPGGGPQKDGEDPHFPHGKEQVYPGGMRDHHLEPFRHAIAAGCSQMMPYYGQPIGTDWEEVGFGFNKGVITGLLREELGFTGIVCTDWGLLTDADIFGETHEARAWGVEHLSVAERTAKALDAGVDQFGGEQCPAVIVELMASGRISEARVDVSVRRLLREKFLLGLFDERRYVDPDEAAETVGRADFTAAGAAAQRRSLTVLTDGPLPLSGRPKLYVENVDPAVAAAYGEVVADPAEADLAVLRLRTPYEERPNRFEAFFHSGSLAFAEPELTRILDLLATVPTVVCVNLERPAVLPEIAEHAAALIADFGASDDALLDVAFGRAKAGGRLPFELPRSMAAVEAARPDVPNDTVDPVFAHGHGLEP from the coding sequence ATGCACCCCTACCAGGACGCCACCCGCCCCGTAGACGAGCGCGTGGAGGACCTCCTCGCCCGGATGACCCCGGAGGAGAAGGCCGGCCAGCTCTTCCACTCCATGCTGATGATGAACCCCGACGGCACCCCGGTGACCGAGACGGACGGCTCGATGCTGCCGTTCACCACCCCGGAGCTCATCGAGGACCGGCAGCTCACCCACTTCAACCTCCTCGGCACCTACGGCGCCCGCGAGATGGCGCTCTGGCACAACGCGATCCAGGAGATGGCCGCGGCCACCCGCCTCGGCATCCCGGTCTCACTCTCCACCGACCCCCGCCACGCCTTCACCGACAACATCGGCGCCTCCTTCAACTCCGGCGCCTTCTCCGCCTGGCCGGAGGCGCTCGGCCTCGCCGCGATCGGCGACCCCGAGCTGGTCTTCGCCTTCGCCGACACCGTCCGCCGCGAGTACCTCTCCGTCGGCTTCCGTACGGCGCTCCACCCGCAGATCGACCTCGCGACCGAGCCCCGCTGGTCCCGCCAGTCCGGCACCTTCGGCTCCGACGCGAAGCTGACGGGCGAGCTGGTGGAGGCGTACGTCCGCGGCCTCCAGGGCGAAAGCCTCGGCAAGGACTCGGTGGCCGCGATGGTCAAGCACTTCCCCGGCGGCGGCCCGCAGAAGGACGGCGAGGACCCGCACTTCCCGCACGGCAAGGAGCAGGTCTACCCGGGCGGCATGCGCGACCACCACCTGGAGCCGTTCCGGCACGCGATCGCCGCCGGCTGCTCGCAGATGATGCCGTACTACGGCCAGCCGATCGGCACGGACTGGGAAGAGGTCGGCTTCGGGTTCAACAAGGGCGTCATCACGGGGCTGCTCCGCGAGGAGCTCGGCTTCACCGGCATCGTCTGCACCGACTGGGGCCTGCTCACGGACGCGGACATCTTCGGCGAGACGCACGAGGCGCGGGCCTGGGGCGTCGAGCACCTGAGCGTGGCCGAGCGGACGGCGAAGGCGCTGGACGCCGGCGTGGACCAGTTCGGCGGAGAGCAGTGCCCCGCGGTGATCGTGGAGCTGATGGCCTCGGGCCGGATCTCCGAGGCCCGCGTCGACGTGTCCGTACGCCGTCTGCTGCGCGAGAAGTTCCTCCTCGGACTCTTCGACGAGCGCCGGTACGTCGACCCCGACGAGGCCGCGGAGACCGTCGGCCGCGCCGACTTCACGGCCGCCGGCGCCGCCGCCCAGCGCCGCTCCCTCACCGTCCTCACCGACGGCCCGCTCCCCCTGTCCGGACGGCCGAAGCTGTACGTGGAGAACGTCGACCCGGCGGTCGCGGCGGCGTACGGCGAGGTCGTCGCCGACCCGGCCGAGGCCGACCTCGCGGTGCTGCGGCTGCGCACCCCGTACGAGGAGCGGCCGAACCGCTTCGAGGCCTTCTTCCACTCCGGCTCCCTCGCCTTCGCGGAGCCCGAGCTGACCCGGATCCTGGACCTGCTCGCCACCGTCCCGACGGTCGTCTGCGTCAACCTGGAGCGACCGGCGGTCCTGCCGGAGATCGCCGAGCACGCGGCGGCCCTGATCGCCGACTTCGGCGCGAGCGACGACGCCCTGCTCGACGTGGCCTTCGGGCGCGCGAAGGCCGGGGGGCGGCTGCCCTTCGAGCTGCCGCGCTCGATGGCGGCGGTGGAGGCGGCCCGCCCGGACGTGCCGAACGACACGGTGGACCCGGTGTTCGCGCACGGCCACGGCCTGGAGCCGTAG
- a CDS encoding TetR/AcrR family transcriptional regulator, with protein MPEKKDPKPRTSAGRGSYAVGDARRRKILDTAVDHFGRWGFHASSLARIANDCGITQGGLLHHFRSKEDLLLSVLGQSEQHDVERLFSSEPASFSAYLETLVALIEENTRRPGIVRMYNVLVGESGNVGHPAHQYFKERYARVLQHTVDLLEEAVRRGELRADIDCRAVGQEHIAVMDGLQIQWALDPESMDMPARVRSFLERQYAEIAAPRG; from the coding sequence ATGCCGGAGAAGAAGGACCCGAAGCCCCGCACATCCGCAGGCCGGGGCAGTTACGCGGTCGGGGACGCGCGCCGCCGGAAGATCCTGGACACCGCCGTCGACCACTTCGGGCGCTGGGGCTTCCATGCCTCCTCGCTCGCCCGGATCGCCAACGACTGCGGGATCACGCAGGGCGGCCTGCTGCACCACTTCCGCAGCAAGGAGGACCTGCTCCTGTCGGTCCTCGGGCAGAGCGAACAGCACGACGTGGAGCGCCTGTTCAGCAGTGAGCCCGCGTCGTTCTCGGCCTATCTGGAGACCCTCGTCGCCCTGATCGAGGAGAACACCCGGCGCCCCGGCATCGTCCGGATGTACAACGTCCTGGTGGGTGAGTCCGGAAACGTCGGCCACCCCGCCCACCAGTACTTCAAGGAGCGCTACGCGCGCGTGCTCCAGCACACGGTCGACCTCCTGGAGGAGGCGGTGAGGCGCGGCGAGCTGCGCGCCGACATCGACTGCCGGGCCGTCGGCCAGGAGCACATCGCCGTCATGGACGGTCTGCAGATCCAGTGGGCCCTCGACCCGGAGTCGATGGACATGCCCGCGCGCGTCCGGTCCTTCCTGGAGCGGCAGTACGCGGAGATCGCGGCGCCGCGCGGCTGA